AATACGAACACTTGTGTTCATAATCATTCACTGGaataaagagatcttctgttaaaTCTGACAAATAATCTTGGTTGTActgtcgtctcaaataaaactgaaggaccctgatctcttttgacgaacatatcaagaatgtttcaaggacagcttttttccatctaaaTAACATTgcaaaatctgaaactttctgtccaaaaatgatgcataaAAATGAATcgatgcttttgtcacttctaggttagactactgcaatgctctgctTTCTgactacctggataaagcactaaataaacttcagttagtgctaaacacaacTGCTAGAaccttgactagaaccaaaaaaattgatcatattactccagtgctagcctctacactggcttcctgttaaggcacgggcagatttcaaggttttaccACTAACCTActaagcattacatgggcttgcttctacccatctttccgatttggtcctgccgtacatacctacatgtacgctacagtcacaagacgcaggcctcctaactgtccctagaatttataagcaaacagctggaggcagggctttctcctatagagctaaatttttatggaatggtctttCTACCCATGTGAAACGCAGACTCGATCTCAACCTTTAAGTTATCGCTttagtaggtcctatgattgagtgtagtctggcccaggagtgtgaaggtgaacggagggattctctgcctctaaccctattacaggggctccTTGGGTTGTGTCGTGGCGGAGAGCCTTGTCTCagaatggtaagttggtggttgaagatatccctttagtggtgtgggggctctgctttggcagagtgggtggtgttatatcctgcctgtttggctctGTCCAGGGGTATTGTCGGATGGGgccagtgtctcccgacccctccggtctcagcctccctccagtatttatgctgcagtagtttgtgtcagggggctaggtcagtctgttatatctggagtatttcttcctgtcttatccggtgtcctgtgtgaatttaagtatgctctaattctcggaggacctgagccctaggaccatgcctcaggacaaccTGGCCCGAtgaccccagtccacctggctgtgcttctgctccagtttcaacggaCTTGTTCACCGGACGGCTGTGAAAATACAACTGAAATTGAATCCTGagatgctgacctgttgcaccctcgacaaccactgatTCTGTTTTGACCCTGccgaacatttgaacatctcggccatgttctgttataatctccacccggcacagccagaagaggactggccacccctcatagcctggttccgctctaggtttcttcctaggttctggcctttctggggagtgtttcctagccaccgtgcttctacacctgcattggttgctgtttggggttttaggctgggtttctgtacagctttGAGATAGCTGAtgtaagggctttataaatacatttgatttgactggaAGCAGAGCTTAAATTCCATTCACCAAAATATCTTCAAGACTGATACTAAATTATCAAAGCTTGATACACACAACCCTTCCACCAAAATATCTTCAAGATTGATACTAAATTATCAAAGCTTGATACACACAACCCTTCCACTGTTCAGTAACACTGGACACTAGTTTTGCACCAAAAATGTTAACGTTTATTATTTTGATTTACAATTTGTAAGTGTCATTTTTTTCCTTTGAATATACAACCACTACTTTATTGCATGAGAAAATAAAACACGAACAGTCATTCACACAGTGTCATTTTATGTGCTTTAGCATTACAGTGATTACAGGGGAAGTAAAATGAGCTTTAAAAAATTATATACCAACACCAAAAACCTACAGTAATAATTTATTTTGTTCAAAGTGTTCATTCAGTCCTTCTGAGATAGTTAAAAAGCATCCAACCTGATAACAGTTAAACAGCAGAGCAATGTTTCTATCTACTCTTATATAATCTATTTTCCAATGTAAATATTTTCTCAATCGAAAAGGTGTCAAGGGTAACTTGCAGATAATCCCTTTACTTTCAGAGCACACATAAAGATAGTGTAAAATATTACACTACAGCTACCAACACATGTGACCACATACATGTTAATCTTTACTTCAGGAACCAAACCATCAGGTCATGCAAGGAAGAGAAGTTTATAATACATTTGCAGTAGTAAAAGTGAGAATTCATTTTCTTTGACTGAAACTTaggtttaataaaaaataaatggagtaGCATTAAAGTCCATCTTTAAGTGATTTAACAACCCAAATAGGCAACTTTAAGTGATTATCTTTGTCAAGTCAGACAAGATTCAGGATCTTTACAGGGGTTTAAATTAAATACATACATAATTAAAATCTGTACAGTACAAATTCACATACATTATCCTTCagaggtctccctctctctcgttctctgatAACCAAGTGTCCCAGCCACATTCCTACCAGCAAAGAAACACGAGCCCAGCAATTAGGCTAGGCATCAACTACAATAACCCTCTACTATCTCACTATTATTTACATGTTAGTGTTTGTACACCAAAAGTTGATGAATCCATGATCTTTGCTTGGTGTTTGAATAATTCTTTACAACAGAGGTCACTAGGTATGCTCAAGACATTTCCCCTAGAtcgtggttgtgtgtctgtgtagtctAGCCTCAAGGGACTTAAACTGAGGTTACAATGTATGACCCACTTTCTCCAGCACTTTCTCCTTTAGATTCTCtcttttttgcactgttggtgaCGCTGACAGGCGTGGGTATCTGTGAGGGTCGTGGTGGTGTGGCACTGTCAGCACTGCTCTTCCTGGGGCTAGGAGTGTAATTGAAAGGGCTGACCCTGGCAGCCACAGCACCACTAGGTGAGCTGTGTTTGCTAGAGTTGGAGGAGCTAAAAGGGGTGCGTTCAGCAACAGGCAGTTCATGGGCCTCTGGGATGATGCTCTGAGCAGGCTTGAGGTCTGGCCCTTTCTTATCAAGACTCTCACTGCTCCTAAACAAGTTTAAATTAGTCTCTGGACCTAGCCTACGAGCATTTACACTTTCATTTTTGGACTGTTTGGGATGGGTTTCACTTGACAAGAGATCAACAGAGGGCATTTTGACTAAAACACTGTCGATTACTGGAGGTGTGTTTGCTGTTGGAGATTTTACAGACCTCGGACTGTTGATGGGACAGTCCTCAATCCTCACCCACACATCCTCAGTCTTGGACACTGCAGGGCTCATTTGGTGCCCCATGGCCATGGTGTTAGAGTCTATGGAGGAAGAATTGTGGCCTTCTGACTGAGATATTTCACTGTCCTTCATCTTCCTCCATGTTCCTTTTAAAGGGTTTCCATCTTTACCGTGTGGGGACCTTTGGGCTGGACTCAGTGGCTGTCGTTCATCCTCACTTTTGCCCTTTTCACTTGActcagaggaggcagagaggatggACGAGGAGCTGCCAGTTCTCTTCCAGGTGCCAACCcttggaagagaggaggagtgtttGCTTTTCTCCCTCTTCCATGTCCCTGTCCTGTTAAGATTAGGGAGTCTGGAGGGGCTTTCTGAATGGGATCTGGAGATGTCGTGTTTCCCTCCCCTTTCAGGTTTCCCATCCTCATTTTCTGAAGAGTTTTGACTCTGAGGGGACTTTTTCCAGTTGCTTCCCTGACTTCCTTGATAGGGCAAAGTCAACGACATATCTGGCAAAGACGGACTTGACACAGGCGTTTGAGACTGGCTggtagaggagggggacagagactcAAACGAGGCAGACTCTTCCAATTTCCTCTTCAGTGTTGGACTAGGGGCCTCTTTGATGAACGTTGACTGGCGAACTAGGGCAGGTTTCTCCGACCGGTCTGACTCACTTCCACTTGACTTTGTGGATGTCATCCTGGACAAATCTTGCTTCTTAGATGTGCCAGTAACTCCACACTGATTCAGGCTCTTTGAGGCAGATTCACTCCTAGGGATTCCGCTAGTGCTTCTAGTCAAGCCAGTCTGCTTGGGTGGCGTTTGCTGACCCATCTGTCTTCCAGGGGAGGTGTAGGACATCCTACCAGAACCAGAAGACTTGGTTGACGATGTGCTTGGAGAAGCAGTGCGAGGCAGTTGGGATAATTTGTTTGAGGAGCCCAGACCATTTCTTCCAGGTGACACAGAGGAGCGACCAGGTGACTGCATGGGTCTGGTGGTCAAGGACTGCTGAGCTGGCCTGGATGGTGTGGAGTCTCTGGATCCAGATCGTGATGAAGCTTTACTTGATCCCGATTGAGATCCAGGCTGATCCCTGGCGGGACTAGGGTCAGATTTAGCAGGTGGTTTAATGCTTCTGTTTGAATTACTGGAGCTCTGCCCTTGGGTAGGGGGAATTTTTGAGACTGAGGCTGGACCGCGGGCTGGAGGCTTCTTTTGGACTGGGCTAGTGCTTGGAGAACTGCTTCTAACACCAGGGACATGGATCATTGTCCGACCACGAGAGATTGGAACAGTAGGGGCCGTCTGCCTCTGTTGTAATGAGGCTGGGGTCTCAGTGATTGCACGTGGTTTTCCTGTTATGAgacttttgtatacttttttgCCCCCTTTAAGAGCTTTTGCTGCCTCCTCttccttttctttcttttttgctTCTAAAGTGCTCTTTTCACCAGGTTTTAATATCCGTGGGCGTCCTTTGTCAGATGCTGATTTATTATCCTCTGAATTTAAGGGTAAATGAAAGGGAGACCCAAGGGATATTCCAGATTTGAGGGAGAGGATTGAGTCAGAGTCAGATGAGCCTTGTCTAGAGAGACTAGCAGCTGCCTGGTGCAAACTACTGACGATGGAATTGGCACCCTCTTGGATAGCCTTCCAATCAAAAGACTCAGAGTCTGGCGATAAGGCTTGTTCAGAAACTGGACTATGTGTATCAGTGAGATCTAATGTGAGTTCTGGCTCCTCAGCTAAAATGCCATCCATACCTCTCTCCTCAATGGCATCTCCTTGGTCATTCCCCTCTTTATTTCTCGCTGTCTGTTTCTTCTTTTTTGGCATGGCTGAACTGATGCACTCTTGTAGAAGGTCATCTTCTGAGTCGATGCTTAGTGAGCTGAGTGAACTGTTTCTTGAAAAGCACACAGGGGTATCTTCAACATGAAAGGCTTTTGGTGCGTAACCAGAGGCTTGGGGTCTTGTAGGAGCTTCCACCTGAGTtacatcctcctcttcttcttcttcgtcttcttTTGGCTGGAGGTCTTTGTTGTTGTTCTCTTGGTCAATGTCACTTAAAGAGCTGAGAGATGAGTTTCTAGAGAAACACATCGGTGTGTCTTCAATGGAAAACTTCTGCTTCTCATCTGGCACTGGCCCCATGTTTTCTTTGGATGCTTGTGGAAATATTGCCTGCTTCTGTTGCTGAGGTTTTGTTGGAGCAGTCTGTGGTAGATTTGCCCTGTTTGCTCTTAACGATGGCTTTCCACAGTCTTTTGTTGAAGCTTTTCTCTGGTCTTTGTCTTTTCTGAGTTCTGCCTTTTCCTTGGCGAGGTTAGGTTCCTCATCCTCAAAGTCCAATGAACTCAGTGAATCATTGCGTGAGAAGCAATAGGGTGTACCCTCTATTGGTGTGTAATGCTGTGGCGAGTCAAAAGCAAACCCTGGCCGTGGCCTCTCCGCATTTGGTGGCTTATCTGTGAAATCTCTGGATGCCATTTTTGTCTGTTGCATTTTGGTTTCTTTGTTTTTATCAGGGTATGAAGAAAAGTTGAATGGAGGCTGGGGTTTCTTAATCATCCTAGCTCTGTACTCACTACTCTGTGGCATTGGTTTAACAGGGGAAGTGGGCTTCTTTTCAACCTCCTGCTGGACTAGGCTAACAGGAGAAGCTGACGGGTGCAGTGGTTGATCGAACATTTTCTGTACTCTAAAGGATTTGTGGATTTTACCTTTTGGCATGGCTGAACTGATACACTCTGCTAAAATATCATCCCCTTCATTTTCTGTCCCGGCAGCTTGTGTGGAGGAAGAAGTAACACCTGCATCTTTTTCCTCTGTACATTTACCTTCTGGAATAGTGTCCCTTCTTTGACTGGATGATATTTCTGCACGAGGAGGAGCACGGCTTTCAGCATTGGCCAGCTCATTAGGGGGTGAATCAATGGTTAGGTCGCTGAGAGATGTGGCTGTTGAGAAATTGATAGGGGTTCCCTCTACACAGTAAATCCTAGGCATGTCCTCTCCATGGGCAAAGTTCACAGTCTTCTGTTGTCCTCTGGTTTGTGAAGGGTGTAATTTGTACACAGGAAGTTGGCTTGGTTTACGggcagtaggtggtggtattcTAGAAGTAGTGTTGGAAGGGGATTGCTTTTTGAGTTTTCTTGATGACTTTGTTGGCATGGCTGAGTTTATGCATGCCTCCAGTATTTCTATATCGTCATCATCTGAATCATCCAGAATGTCTTTTTCCGTCTCACGCTTCCCTTGGCTTGGGGGTTCTGTAGTGTCATCATTCTCATGCTCAGCCTCAATTCCCTGGTCGTCTTCATGAACAGAAGGCATGATCTTGAGCTCATCTTTCTGAATGTAAGGTTCATCTAAGCTTAAAGCACTGAGGCTAGATGCACAAGAGAATCCTTCTGGGGTACTCTCTGTCGCAAAATGTAGGAGGGTGTCATTATCCGGAAGCACCTGGACTTTCTGGACAGCAGCGTGTACCGCAGCATGTCTTGGAGCCATATCCGCCCTCGGAGGCGGCGGAGGTGGCACCTTTTTGTGTTTCATTGGGGGTGGATGTTGATtttgtgggggtggtggtggtggtgttttgCTTCGACTCGGAGGCATGGTCTGACCAGGGCTGTCGGGCAGATCGCTTGGACTAATGATTCCACTGGGCATACCGCTACACAATTCACTCTGTATAGAGCTAGCGATGGAATGGCTCTCAAAGCTGTCGAGAGAGCTTACAGATGTGCATCTGCTGAACATGAGGGGTGTCTCCTGCACATACTGTTCTGGGGGGCTTTTGGGGGTCTGGGCGCCACTTTTGGATGGGGATTTGACTCCAGATGAAAACTCAACAGCTTTGTGATGTCTGGATCCATCTCCATGAACTTGACTATTTCTTGGAGGCTTCATTCGGACATACTGCACAGACGACTGGCTCTCAGTTCTGCGTTGTTCTTGTGTGTGACCACCAGTGGACTCTTTCTCAGAGATGGGAAGAGTTGGGTAGTTACTAGTAGCATTTACGTTCCTCTTGCAGCCCTCCATTTCGTCCTCCTCTGAGGACAAGGATGACAGAGAGCTACCCCTTGAGAAACAGATGGGTGTGTCCTCAACACAGTACGTCTGTAGTGTCTCTTGATTGACGGTAGGGGGTTTGGATATTGTGTTCTTCTGGCCTGGCCGAGTTGGCCCTAATCTCATTTGAGCCGAGGAGGGATGTAGCTGCATTTGTCTTCCTGCATTCTTTATGGATAACACGGATGATGTGGAACCATCTTGGCTCAGATTGTCTTTCACTGAGCTCTGAGTGGAGGATGACTTTGAATGACTAAACATGGATTTTTGGGAGGAGGAGTCTGAGTATTTCAGACTGTAATCAATGGGTTCTCCATGATGTTCCTCGTTGTACTTCATGCTGTAATTGGTCGGCTGGTCATCTTGTTGTTCTTCCTCTGAGTATCGCTCACTATAATTGGTTGGTTTGTCATCACTGTAATCATCCACAGACTGGCACATAGTCTGGTTATTCATCTTTTTGTTAATTCCTTGAGTGGGACCAGCATTGCTTTGATCTTGTTGATTGGCGTTCCTTGATCTGAATCCTTGTGGCATTTCGGTTTGCACGAACCTGGGCTTGTACTTGAGTTTTTCCTCACCCTCACTATTGCCCTCTGTGTACATGGGGTAGCCTGGGCTTTGAGATCGCACAGACCTCTGATCTGTCCgtttcatctcctcctccatgtgcTTAGGCCTCGCCCACCTTTCATTTTGGCTTGGACTTTGCCGACCAGAGTTCAGCTGCTCATCAGAATACTTCAGGCTGTAATTGATGGGTGTGTCAACTTCTCCATCATCATCTTCCATGTGGTTTGCATTGTGGATCTTGTGAGCGAGGTCTGCAGGATATTTTCTATAGACGCAACACTTCCCCTCATCATCCTCAGAGTAAGAGTCCACAGATGGCTTCATCTGGCCTCTTTTGCCATAGCCGTCAGTGCTGTTGACACTGTTGAGACTGTCATTTGACGCCCTGTATTCTAACTTGGGCATTGGACAAGGTCTGCCCGACTGATCGGGCTTAGTGTAGGGGTATACATTTGAATGACCATGTGCTGCAGTGTTACGGTGAGGGTCTTGATTAGGGCTCTCTGGTGACCGATCATCCAGACCAGTCAGCAAGTGAATGCTTTTCACCTCCTCCATCACCATGGCGATCTGAGCAGCTGTTGTGGCAGGCATCTGCATTCTCTTAGAGTCATGATCTGGGGGGAAACCCCCAGGTGCAcccctcagtctgtctctgtcctggcTTCGATCCCTCTCAGCCCTAACACTGTCTATGTTTCCCCTTGGGTTCTCTCTGGGTGACGGGCTTGATAGAACTGGTGTGTTCACGTAAGGGGGGCGCACAGGCACACTGTTGGGGCTAAACCCTTCCGATCTAGAAACACCATCGTAATCACTGTAGACATTCTGCTTGTGCCTGCTTGGTTTACCCCTGTGGGACGCCTTGGGGCTTAAATTGTCAATGTTGTCAAATGTCTCAGAGAGGTGCTGAGAGTCCAGTTCCTCGATCAAGGCTTTCTGTTTCCTGACGTGAAGAGAGGGCAGGCTGGATCCAGGCGACATGATGTTGGCGTCCTTGTATTTGGCGGGCCTGTTGGCCATGAGGTTCCTCAGTGCTGCGGCGCTGCCCATGGCGATCATCTTGTGCTTGGAGTGGATGAGGTTCTTCAGCATGCTCACAGCACCCATGTCCCACAAGGACTCCTGGTCCTTTGCGTTGCGGGCAGAGAGGTTCCACAGCGTGCCGCACGCGTTGCTCACAATAGTCAGGCTGTGAGACTTCAGGTGCTGCAGGAGTGTCTGAAGACAGTTGTTCTCTCTCAGGAtttgcctacagacagaaacataTGGTCTTGTAAGCTTTCAAGTGTAAAAATTATTACAGGGGATACAGTAAAATATTTAATAATTTTAATATTTAACAGCATAATACTACAGTTTATCACTTTTGATTTTAGAAAACACACCTGTGATCTTCATTTGTAGCAATGAGACTAGACACGTTGCGTAAGATGCCTCCTCCACTTTCAATGATGGCAAGGGTGTTGGTTTGGCTTCGGTACGTCAGAGTGCTAACCAGGAAGGCCAAAGCCCCTTCAACAGCACAGATGTCAGCTTTGTTCTCAGTGCAGTGAGCTGACAGGTTCCACAGGGCACTGAGGACACTCTTCAGAGTAGACTCCTATAAAAAGGAAAAGATGACAAACTATTAGCCAGTGAATACATCTTTAGGCAAAT
The sequence above is drawn from the Oncorhynchus gorbuscha isolate QuinsamMale2020 ecotype Even-year linkage group LG11, OgorEven_v1.0, whole genome shotgun sequence genome and encodes:
- the LOC124048605 gene encoding adenomatous polyposis coli protein-like, with translation MAAASYDQLLKQVEILKMENSNLRQELEDNSNHLTKLETEASNMKEVLKHLQGSIEEETTDSSEQIHLLERLKKISLDPNSYPGVKLRPKLPSMQGSGSGRSGDSSPSPSHMGSFPRRGVSNGGRDSAGYLEELEKERSLLMAELEKEEKEKDWYYAQLQNLTKRIDSLPLTENQFSLQTDMTRRQLEYEARQIRAAMEEQLGTCQDMEKRAQVRVARIQQIEKDMLKLRQHLQSQSAEPESKHDQAGQSEGPQASGDSGGPSAGCSQGSSSRLDQDSASEIHLGVGSYSVPRRLTSHLGTKVEMVYSLLSMLGTHDKDDMSRTLLAMSSSQDSCIAMRQSGCLPLLIQLLHGNDKDSVLLGNSRGSKEARARASAALHNIIHSQPDDKRGRREIRVLHLLEQIRVYCETCWEWQESHERGVDQDKNPMPSPVEHQICPAVCVLMKLSFDEEHRHAMNELGGLQAIGELLQVDCEIYGLTSDHYSVTLRRYAGMALTNLTFGDVANKATLCSMKGCMRAMVAQLKSESEDLQQVIASVLRNLSWRADVNSKKTLREVGSVRALMECALEVQKESTLKSVLSALWNLSAHCTENKADICAVEGALAFLVSTLTYRSQTNTLAIIESGGGILRNVSSLIATNEDHRQILRENNCLQTLLQHLKSHSLTIVSNACGTLWNLSARNAKDQESLWDMGAVSMLKNLIHSKHKMIAMGSAAALRNLMANRPAKYKDANIMSPGSSLPSLHVRKQKALIEELDSQHLSETFDNIDNLSPKASHRGKPSRHKQNVYSDYDGVSRSEGFSPNSVPVRPPYVNTPVLSSPSPRENPRGNIDSVRAERDRSQDRDRLRGAPGGFPPDHDSKRMQMPATTAAQIAMVMEEVKSIHLLTGLDDRSPESPNQDPHRNTAAHGHSNVYPYTKPDQSGRPCPMPKLEYRASNDSLNSVNSTDGYGKRGQMKPSVDSYSEDDEGKCCVYRKYPADLAHKIHNANHMEDDDGEVDTPINYSLKYSDEQLNSGRQSPSQNERWARPKHMEEEMKRTDQRSVRSQSPGYPMYTEGNSEGEEKLKYKPRFVQTEMPQGFRSRNANQQDQSNAGPTQGINKKMNNQTMCQSVDDYSDDKPTNYSERYSEEEQQDDQPTNYSMKYNEEHHGEPIDYSLKYSDSSSQKSMFSHSKSSSTQSSVKDNLSQDGSTSSVLSIKNAGRQMQLHPSSAQMRLGPTRPGQKNTISKPPTVNQETLQTYCVEDTPICFSRGSSLSSLSSEEDEMEGCKRNVNATSNYPTLPISEKESTGGHTQEQRRTESQSSVQYVRMKPPRNSQVHGDGSRHHKAVEFSSGVKSPSKSGAQTPKSPPEQYVQETPLMFSRCTSVSSLDSFESHSIASSIQSELCSGMPSGIISPSDLPDSPGQTMPPSRSKTPPPPPPQNQHPPPMKHKKVPPPPPPRADMAPRHAAVHAAVQKVQVLPDNDTLLHFATESTPEGFSCASSLSALSLDEPYIQKDELKIMPSVHEDDQGIEAEHENDDTTEPPSQGKRETEKDILDDSDDDDIEILEACINSAMPTKSSRKLKKQSPSNTTSRIPPPTARKPSQLPVYKLHPSQTRGQQKTVNFAHGEDMPRIYCVEGTPINFSTATSLSDLTIDSPPNELANAESRAPPRAEISSSQRRDTIPEGKCTEEKDAGVTSSSTQAAGTENEGDDILAECISSAMPKGKIHKSFRVQKMFDQPLHPSASPVSLVQQEVEKKPTSPVKPMPQSSEYRARMIKKPQPPFNFSSYPDKNKETKMQQTKMASRDFTDKPPNAERPRPGFAFDSPQHYTPIEGTPYCFSRNDSLSSLDFEDEEPNLAKEKAELRKDKDQRKASTKDCGKPSLRANRANLPQTAPTKPQQQKQAIFPQASKENMGPVPDEKQKFSIEDTPMCFSRNSSLSSLSDIDQENNNKDLQPKEDEEEEEEDVTQVEAPTRPQASGYAPKAFHVEDTPVCFSRNSSLSSLSIDSEDDLLQECISSAMPKKKKQTARNKEGNDQGDAIEERGMDGILAEEPELTLDLTDTHSPVSEQALSPDSESFDWKAIQEGANSIVSSLHQAAASLSRQGSSDSDSILSLKSGISLGSPFHLPLNSEDNKSASDKGRPRILKPGEKSTLEAKKKEKEEEAAKALKGGKKVYKSLITGKPRAITETPASLQQRQTAPTVPISRGRTMIHVPGVRSSSPSTSPVQKKPPARGPASVSKIPPTQGQSSSNSNRSIKPPAKSDPSPARDQPGSQSGSSKASSRSGSRDSTPSRPAQQSLTTRPMQSPGRSSVSPGRNGLGSSNKLSQLPRTASPSTSSTKSSGSGRMSYTSPGRQMGQQTPPKQTGLTRSTSGIPRSESASKSLNQCGVTGTSKKQDLSRMTSTKSSGSESDRSEKPALVRQSTFIKEAPSPTLKRKLEESASFESLSPSSTSQSQTPVSSPSLPDMSLTLPYQGSQGSNWKKSPQSQNSSENEDGKPERGGKHDISRSHSESPSRLPNLNRTGTWKREKSKHSSSLPRVGTWKRTGSSSSILSASSESSEKGKSEDERQPLSPAQRSPHGKDGNPLKGTWRKMKDSEISQSEGHNSSSIDSNTMAMGHQMSPAVSKTEDVWVRIEDCPINSPRSVKSPTANTPPVIDSVLVKMPSVDLLSSETHPKQSKNESVNARRLGPETNLNLFRSSESLDKKGPDLKPAQSIIPEAHELPVAERTPFSSSNSSKHSSPSGAVAARVSPFNYTPSPRKSSADSATPPRPSQIPTPVSVTNSAKKRESKGESAGESGSYIVTSV